A window of Sorex araneus isolate mSorAra2 chromosome 3, mSorAra2.pri, whole genome shotgun sequence genomic DNA:
AGTAGAATTTAAGTTCCATGAGGGCAGTACCTGTACCTGCTTATCACAGTATCTATCACAGTATCAGATTCTGAGTTTAGGTAGTGCCTACTAGTGTGAAGGATTACAGTTcaaaaatgtttgttgaatgaagttaaaataaaacattggaaGTTCATATCTTTATTCATGGTTATATagaatatctttttgttttagttttggtgctATATCCTTGGTGCTCAGATTATTCcttgctctttgctcaaggattactcctggtaggctcaggaggccatacaggatacaagggattgaacccaggttggattgaactcaggttggcctttTGCAAGGCACATTCCTCCTCACtctaagaatatttttgttttctaaaccaTTTTTCAGTTGAGGgactgggatttacaatactgttaaccaTACTTTTCGTTGTTATGTCATTTCAACAGCACCAGAAAACCTGTTTTCCTCCATCAGTGTCTCAGGGGATACTTggtgtttccctccccaccccccatgtaaactcagttctgtgaacAAAATCTTTAATTCTGTTGACCTTgatcatttgttgttcccttattacgtttcttttttaaatttcttatttgggACAGatctctctattttttaaattaattaaaaataacttcaaaatgtattttagtaaaaaagtacattaaaattagcatttttcattagactggatagtacagtgggtatgcagtggacctgggtttgatccctaacactccATCTGGCCCCAGATACCACcagactgcagaaccaggagtaagtcctgagtattccTGGGTTCCccttacccccccaaaaaaaaaattagtgtttgtCATGATAGGTGACAGTATATGTTTCATTGCTTATTTGTacagcttaaaaaaattttttttaaggggccttagagatagtacagcagatagggtgtgtgtcttgcacagggccatccgggttcaatccctggcaccccatatggttccctgagccctccaggagtgatccctgagcaaagagtcaggagtaaggcctgagcatcaccaggtttggcctcaaaacaaaagatcTTTACAAaaatttagacaccatgatttacaaatgttTTCATAATAGACTTGCTCTTCAAACCCGTGTTCTCCATTGAACATGTATCCTTCTTGCTTTTGTGAGTTTTTCTGCTTCCtctttctactctggagaagcccgagttctatCTCAAATacatgcttttctctttcttgcccctcacatctttcttaaAAAGTTCCAGTAAAATCTATCTCGCttcaccaaaaaccaaaaataaaattgaaaaacaaaacttattttcaaaatagagttgtttcaggcatacagtattccaataccaatccccccaccagtatccccattccctccacctgtgtttccaggttccctccaaatttatttcatattacttgcttcaacaaaatttaaaggaatggcaaatgggattattagaaaataagaaagtcAATTTTTGACGTTTGTTTAATATGTTGttgacctttcttaatctagtagaggacaaccatagaCATGGCACTATTAGTAGTAGTGCCTATGTGAGACATGTGCCAGTGAGACGAGGCACTATTAGCCACACTAGTATCACATGTTgatcctgtcctttaaaggagatcttttaatgcttcttgcaaaactggtttcaaggctttGAATTCCCAAAGCTGTTGCCTGTCATGAAGttttgtattgttccttcaaatctgaatgataaacaattactcttggcagtgttcagggggacgctataggatgctggggatcaaaccctggttggctctgtgcaaggcaaatgccctactggctgtaatGTCACTCAGGATCCGGTTCAGTTTTTGCTGGAACCCTTTGGACCTCTTATATCTTGGTACCTATAtttctcaactctgggaaattcttattgattatttaattattgtttctcATCCCATTTGCCTTCCCTGTTCTTcaggtactccagtgattcttatattggtcctcttgaactcatccacAGTTCTttggtgtgctgttcatttcttttcagactaaattcattctctctctctctctctctctctctctctctctctctttctctcttttcctttctttctttctttctttctttctttctttctttctttctttctttctttctttctttctttctttctttctttctttctttctttctttctttctcactgtgagatagttaaaagactttcatgttttaactaaactcaagtttcagtcatacagtgatcattcatccttccaccagtgtacattttccaccaccagtgtccccattatccctcctcccctcccacccttccccctgcctctatggcagataatttccctctttctctctacttttggacattatagtttgcaatgcaaataatgagaggccatcacgtttggtcctttatctccttattttttcttcctttttgggtcacaccctgtaatgcacaagggttactcctggctttgcactgaggaattacccctggcggtgctcaggggaccatataggatgctggtaattgaacccaggtcggctgcgtgtaaggcaaacgccctaccctctgttctattgctccattCCCCTTTATCTacttcatcacacatctcccatcctgaatgattcttctgtcattgacttagtgatcccttctctatcctagctgccttctcccagttcatgagacaggcttccaaacaTGGGGCTGTCTTTCTAGCCCTTGTTtttactgcccttgggtgttagtctcatgttattttatattccacaaatgagtgcagtcattctatatctgtcctcctctttctgactcatttcacttagcaaaataCTCTCCAGgaccatccacttataaccaaatttcatgacttcatcttttctaacagctgcatagtaatccattgtgtagatgtaccaaagtttctttaaccagtcatctgttcttgtacacttgggttgtttccagattctggctattgtgaacagtgctgcaatgaacatacagatggagatgtcatttctactgtgcttttttttctttttttgcacccctgggatatattcccagaagtggtattgatagctcatatggaagctcattttctagtttctttgtATCTCACACATGAGAGATTGTTCtgcatctgttctttttttttctgattttactcaatatgatactctccagctccatccaggTTGCAGCTAATTGCATGACTTTTACCATTTTCTTAgggttgagtagtattccattatgtatatttatcacagtttctttattcagtcatctgttcatggacatttgagttgtttccatattttagcatATGgagcttcaatgaacataggactgCAGATGTCTCTTCTGCACTGTTCTTTTGTGCCTGTGGGATAAattgtggaattgctgggtcttaaCAGAATCTCGATTCCTGGTTTTCTTAGGCgtgtccttatttatttattttttttcttttttggtcatacctggtgatgcacaggggttactcctggctcatgcactcaggaatcactcctggcggtgctcaggggaccatatgggatgctgggaatcgaacctgggtcgactgcgtgcaaggcaaacgccctacccgctgtgctatcgctccagcccccgtgtccTTACTGTTTTTCAAACAGTCTGGCTGGATTCTGACATTTACACAAGCAGCGAGAGTCTGtttttcctcacatcctctccaacactggttgttatTACTCTTCTTTGATCTATGCCAGTCTTTGCTGATGGACTacctgtggtgtgaggtgtatctcattgttttgatttgcatttcctgatgattagtgatcactgtatcactgtcatcccgttgtctgTTGGTTTACTcgtgatatggagcatttttttcgTGTACTTTTTGGCCAGCCCTGGCATtcgacctccactaccctacCTTTGACACGCTCCAGggcgctttccacatgctcgggccgagcctcacccatgagtgaacgtcatcataaagagaaatatgtctatatatatacatatatatgtgtgtatatatatatatgcctctcggagtgcccggcaagctaccaagattatcctgcccacatggatgagcctggcaagctccccgtggcgtattcaatatgccaaatacagtaacaataacaggtgttATTCTCTCAACCCTGAAAAGAGCTGCCGGTTGTTGGGAAAatcgagtaaggagagactgctaaaatctcagggctgggacaaatggagacgttaccggcacctgctcgagtaaatcgatgaacaacagtaacagtgataatttttcaccatttgtatttcttattttaattttattttaattattttgttattgaattgccatgagatacagttacaaagctttcatgtttgagcttcagccatacaatgatcaaacacccattcctccaccagtgcacattttccaccaccaatgtccccaagtatccccctgccccccccataccagtcctcaccctgcagacaatttccccaatacactctctacttttgggcattatagtttgcttgaattttcccaccaccattcaagcctacctgtcagggacagatgctagataatttactttctattgctcactttgaatatgaGAGATCATGCAGTCGCAAAAGCAGCTGTGtacgcttctggaattctaagattgtaaatggttggggtccagagacatctctgtagggtgctaatccattttgggattcaactgggaatCCCTGGACCAGGGCCTGGAcgagggccttgcttgtggaagctcttggtctctggggtttcatctggagctGTGGGGAGAGCACAGCTGCCCCATCTGAGGtgtcccagtgaaattggctcagtacgGGGCCATCTCTGGCTATGTGGTGTCCTTcagactcgctgctgtgtctctggatcagaggtgttggtgcactaagatatcaattgtatttctttgaggaagttcctgGTTATCTtttctccccatcttttgatAAAGTTGATGTTTTTTTCCTATTAGTTCTGccagtgccttatgtatcttggatattatatTGAATCTTTTTCAGATTAGTGGTGGGCAAATAATATCTCTTAGTTTGTGGGCCCTCTTTAAATTCTggtttagtttaatgtagtctcattcatttatctttgcttcttcccatcgcttctcggccttttggctaagatcaagtgtagtatttTTGCTTCTacctgcttggtcagtggtgttttgtcTTTAAAGATATCTctggtttcaatgtcatggagatttaCCTTTATCTTCCTCTAaaacattccatttttttttttttaaacctagtaGAGGGAAGCCATAAGCACCATGAGTGAATGTCATATACAATGCCAAGGGCTGAGGAGTTTGTCTTGCCTTTTTAACAAAGCTCCTTCAGTACTTCTTTCAAGTCTGGTCGAAGGGCTGTGAATTTCCTAAGATGTTGCTTGTCCCTGAACTTCTATATAGTTCCTTCAGTTCTGAATGATATTCTAGCTGGATAGAGCTTTCTTggtaaggtgttcatttcattgagttttcgtACTTTATCCCTTCACTCTCTTCTGGTTTGTACAGTCTTGCTAGAGCTGCTGTAAAtgtatgggctttcctttgtatgtgagtttcttttttgatcttgttATGGtcaatattttgtctctatctttggatttgtCATTTTAGTATGAGTCATTTTAGTGTgagtcttggagttttcctatttgagtctatttttgctTGGTCCTTTTGTACCTCTTGTATTTCTCAGCTCTGGGACCCCTGCCTGTGATGAAGAACTGTTCTCTGCCAAAtttgctttgctgactacctgtgccattgttTTCTTTGACTCAGTAAACATTGTCACAACTGTGTCTctaaagtcattgaggattttCTGAGCTGGTTGGTGAAGGCTGAGCCTTCTGtactgtttttgttcattgaacTTAGTGGGCTTCTGCGTGTCCTCTCTCCTGggtttgctgtgctcctgctgtGCTAAGGTGAATCTTTGCAGTAAACCCCTACCTCTTCCAGTCTTGGAGGATTAGCTTACAGGTTGctgtctttcttctctgtctcttccagTGACTCTGTCCAGTGACAGGAAGCACAATTATGAGCAGCATGAAATTTGTTAAGCTGTCATGTGGCTGCATACACAGCCATATGCTCATGaagatgtggagaggggcctgttGAAATGGAGGAGGTTAGATGTGGACACTGCCGGATCCTAGCCAGAAGGGAGGGACATCTGGTTCGGGTTTCAAAAAGGCCTCAGAGTTAACATTGAATATCTTTgacataatttaaaaacaacatcATAATTATACTAGATAATATCTCAGTATTTTTATTCCTGCTGTTCCAAATACATATTATCTCACTTAATATTAATGTATAGTCTCATTTAACCTTTGCAATTTTGAGAATTTGTCTAATACTAAAGACTCTAAAATTGTtattccgggggctggagagatagcacagcgggtagggcgtttgccttgcacgaggccgacccgggttcgattcccagcaccccatatggtcccctgagcaccgccaggggtaattcctgagtgcagagccaggagtggcccctgtgcattgccaggtgtgatcccccccaaaaaaaagccaaaaaaaaaattgttattccGATGGCCTCACATAACCTGTTCCAGATTTTCATCTTTTTGAGAAACATCTGTACTTGACAATTTAACATTACATATATTGTAGGTACATTGCAGTTTAGGGCTAAAGCCTGGGGGCCAGGCTCTTGACTTTACCGTAGAAAAGACTTACTCTGAAAGTAAGTCAAAGAAATAAAGTACTGAAAGTAGTTTATTGACATATATGCAAGAATTAGAGTGCAGGCATAActtctaaagaaaataatattctttctaAGTGGAgcagtttattaaaaataagcaaatacacCTAAGTGAAATTGTCAATCCTTTAATACCTGTGCATTGTGGAAAATAAGGGAAACATTTTGTGGACTAGCTAATGgttaagataaataaaaacaaacgtAGTGTTTCTCTAGCCCCACAACAATTTTGTCATTTTAGTATGAGTCATGAGCTCCAGAGTCATGTAGCTGATACGTGATTGGGAGAAATTTTTGATGACCTCCAGGAAATTTCAGTGGATGGGTTCTGATCCATGAACCACAGATTGAAGACAAGGAGTGGGTGTATTTAGATCAGAAGTTCTCATTATTTGGCCTGCCACCctcttttcagggaaaaaaaaatcacccagtgGGTGGGGAGATAATTCATTCAACTTTAAGCAGGTGAAATAACCTCCCACCCATTGCACTTGAAGCCATTTTTACCTCTCTGGATAGTTCTGGCACCCCATCCAGAAAAATTACTCCTTAGGTAGAAGAGTACTGTTTCATATAAGTTTCCAGGTTATATTGAAATGggttaattataattataatggaATGTAATGGGATttcagaggagagagggaaggtttTGGGGTGATGATTTCCTTGAGGCagtgtacctttttttttttttttgtagtccaggagtctctttatttttaaacaaacacttctcatgccatgaattcataggggatgggctccagcagctCAGGTTCCTTTCCATTGGTTCTTACAAAGTgggcttctctgggtggagcaggctggcgcttcagttgaacccaagtccctttctctttggcttccttctttttttgatcattttccttcacCCGTTTCAGGAAGCTGTCTCGACTCTTACAGTGCTTAATATGCTCAATGCGGacattaattctcttggcaagaatcttgcccttgacttgtttgttaacgacaatgccaacagcatgctgggtaacattgtagactcttccagttttgccatgataacacttgtggggcattcctttttggactgtgcccattccctttatgtctacgatatcacctttcttgtatatacgcatgtatgtggccaaaggaacaactccatgttttctgaaaggtctAGAGAACATATAGCGAGTCCCCCTCcgctttccctttgtgttggtcattttggCGATTTACTGGGCGCTGGCGGTTCCGGCCGAAAGGCAatgtaccttttttttctttccccatatttggtcactcctggcaatgcacaggggttactcctgactctgcactcaggaatgactcctggtggtggtcaggggatcatatggaatgctgggaatggaacctggcttggctgcatacaaggcaaataaatgccctacccactatgctaccgctccagcccccttaaggtgccttttaatttttttttaatttttattgaaccaccatgtgaaaagttacaaagctttcaggcttaagtctcagtcatacaatgatcaaccacccatcccttcaccagtgcacatgttctaccaccaagaaccccagtacacctcccatcccacccccaacccccggctgtgtggctgatgattttcactttactttctctttactttgattaca
This region includes:
- the LOC129403367 gene encoding 60S ribosomal protein L21-like, whose translation is MTNTKGKRRGTRYMFSRPFRKHGVVPLATYMRIYKKGDIVDIKGMGTVQKGMPHKCYHGKTGRVYNVTQHAVGIVVNKQVKGKILAKRINVRIEHIKHCKSRDSFLKRVKENDQKKKEAKEKGTWVQLKRQPAPPREAHFVRTNGKEPELLEPIPYEFMA